From Anaerohalosphaera lusitana, one genomic window encodes:
- the trmD gene encoding tRNA (guanosine(37)-N1)-methyltransferase TrmD — MRIDIMTLFPEMFAGPLGYSIPKRAQEAGLVDIELTNIREFGLGNYKKVDDTPYGGGPGMVMMCEPVFNCFEHVEQLDPEPGRVLMMSPAGRKLDQKLVRELSGEKRLILLAGRYEGFDERIQQGLGAEPVSIGDYVLSGGELVAMVVVDSVVRLLEGALGHEESATEESFSEGLLEYPHYTRPVEYKGMRVPEVLMSGNHAKIELWRKEQALERTKKWRPDMLDDCDGTDEEV; from the coding sequence ATGCGGATAGACATTATGACCCTGTTTCCGGAGATGTTCGCCGGACCGCTGGGGTATTCGATACCTAAGCGGGCCCAGGAAGCGGGGCTTGTGGACATAGAGCTGACGAATATACGTGAATTTGGCCTGGGCAACTATAAAAAGGTGGACGATACGCCTTATGGGGGCGGGCCGGGCATGGTCATGATGTGCGAGCCTGTGTTCAACTGTTTCGAGCATGTCGAACAGTTGGATCCGGAACCTGGGCGGGTGCTGATGATGTCGCCGGCAGGACGGAAGCTGGATCAGAAGCTGGTGCGGGAGCTCAGCGGGGAGAAAAGGCTAATTTTGCTCGCTGGCCGGTATGAGGGGTTCGATGAGCGAATTCAGCAGGGACTTGGTGCTGAGCCGGTTTCGATAGGTGATTACGTTCTAAGCGGCGGGGAGCTGGTCGCGATGGTGGTGGTCGATTCGGTGGTTCGGCTGCTGGAAGGGGCTCTCGGGCATGAAGAAAGCGCGACCGAGGAATCGTTCAGCGAGGGGTTGCTGGAGTATCCGCATTACACCCGGCCCGTGGAGTATAAAGGCATGCGGGTGCCCGAGGTGCTGATGAGCGGGAATCACGCTAAGATCGAGCTGTGGCGAAAAGAGCAGGCACTGGAGCGTACCAAAAAGTGGCGGCCAGATATGTTGGATGATTGTGATGGAACTGACGAGGAAGTTTAA
- a CDS encoding ribonuclease H-like domain-containing protein, which translates to MKTRAYLDIETTGLSRSRAELTVVGIAIERPTAMGEEPLDLIQLVSPEIDEPGLYKSLESVDEIYTYNGSRFDLPFIKSSLQADLKTKFRHTDLMYHCWKRKLKGGLKSVERQLKIERNLTEVDGYQAVVLWWQYINHNDQNALKTLLEYNAEDVINLQHLRLKLSVD; encoded by the coding sequence ATGAAAACCCGAGCATATCTTGATATCGAAACGACCGGCCTCAGCCGCAGCCGGGCAGAGTTGACCGTGGTGGGAATCGCTATCGAACGGCCGACGGCAATGGGCGAAGAACCTCTGGACCTGATACAGCTTGTAAGCCCCGAGATAGACGAGCCGGGGCTGTACAAATCCCTGGAATCCGTCGATGAGATTTACACATACAACGGCTCGCGTTTTGATCTGCCGTTCATAAAGTCAAGCCTGCAGGCCGACCTGAAAACCAAGTTCAGGCACACGGATCTGATGTACCACTGCTGGAAGAGAAAGCTCAAGGGAGGCCTTAAAAGCGTTGAACGTCAGCTCAAAATAGAACGAAACCTGACCGAGGTTGACGGCTATCAGGCAGTCGTTCTATGGTGGCAGTACATCAATCACAACGACCAAAATGCCCTGAAAACCCTGCTCGAATACAACGCCGAAGACGTAATAAACCTCCAGCACTTACGGCTCAAACTGAGCGTGGATTGA
- a CDS encoding LamG-like jellyroll fold domain-containing protein — translation MAKIKKQLQTRTGMTLLEMTISISIMAIVMSAVLPQFHNVFSSWESRRNTAELIQNGRVLHEHVNRLLREAVKITEMSSPDSNAGYIEFETSAGEEYRYELAENGYVRYGLNGSMHDLAGPVDSFNIKCYEKSISTTPLTDPDLVRFIKVESRFDNARQNARGRNFKSCISLNADNNPNDSLIHHWSFDDPTGKKLSDSVGSLHGHAGNQVTMGQPSARNDLDSSINLNGDIEKSKVDLRKANDLRKLTKNFTISAWVRPEPMGEKAVIIGPSENLHGWSLSLSDGWLVFTVMPEEEHWADANVPLYQWSHVAMVFDGACNISFYLNGELTASAAADGPAATIGGNKDWTIGQANEQNPFKGNLDDIKIFDTALNPQQVAFVYKLANPVAPNGNNGNGNGSNNGNGNDKSNNGNNNPPEPNENSGSGNNNGNDNNNGKANGKNKK, via the coding sequence ATGGCGAAGATAAAAAAACAACTGCAAACACGAACAGGCATGACCCTTTTGGAGATGACTATTTCCATCTCGATAATGGCCATAGTCATGTCCGCGGTACTCCCGCAGTTTCATAACGTCTTTTCAAGTTGGGAATCGCGTCGAAATACCGCTGAACTGATACAGAACGGCCGAGTTCTGCACGAACATGTCAACCGCCTGCTCCGCGAAGCCGTAAAGATAACCGAAATGTCATCACCCGACTCGAACGCCGGCTATATCGAATTTGAGACTTCGGCAGGCGAAGAATACCGCTATGAACTCGCCGAAAACGGCTATGTCCGGTACGGCCTCAACGGCAGCATGCACGACCTTGCAGGACCTGTCGACAGTTTCAATATCAAATGCTATGAAAAAAGCATAAGCACCACACCGTTGACCGACCCTGACCTTGTCAGGTTCATCAAGGTCGAAAGCCGCTTCGATAATGCTCGCCAAAACGCCCGCGGCCGTAACTTCAAATCTTGCATCTCGCTGAATGCCGACAACAATCCCAACGATTCGCTCATTCATCACTGGAGCTTCGACGATCCGACTGGGAAAAAACTCAGCGACTCAGTTGGCTCCCTGCACGGCCATGCGGGCAATCAAGTAACAATGGGCCAGCCGTCGGCAAGAAACGATCTGGATTCGAGCATCAATCTCAACGGAGATATCGAAAAAAGCAAGGTCGATCTCAGAAAAGCCAATGATCTGCGAAAGCTCACAAAAAACTTCACGATCAGCGCCTGGGTGCGACCTGAGCCGATGGGCGAAAAAGCAGTGATCATCGGACCAAGTGAGAATCTGCACGGATGGTCGCTATCGCTATCGGACGGATGGCTGGTATTCACGGTCATGCCTGAGGAGGAGCACTGGGCCGACGCGAACGTGCCTCTTTACCAGTGGTCGCACGTCGCAATGGTATTTGACGGCGCCTGCAATATCAGCTTCTATCTTAATGGCGAGCTCACAGCCAGTGCAGCCGCTGACGGTCCCGCGGCCACAATAGGCGGCAACAAAGACTGGACCATAGGTCAAGCCAATGAACAGAACCCGTTCAAGGGCAATCTGGACGACATCAAGATTTTTGACACTGCATTGAATCCTCAGCAGGTCGCTTTCGTATACAAACTGGCAAACCCCGTCGCTCCAAACGGCAATAACGGCAACGGAAACGGCAGCAATAACGGAAATGGAAACGATAAAAGCAACAACGGCAACAACAACCCTCCTGAACCTAACGAAAACTCCGGAAGCGGCAACAACAATGGAAATGACAATAACAACGGCAAAGCAAACGGCAAGAACAAGAAGTAA